A window from Cryptomeria japonica chromosome 1, Sugi_1.0, whole genome shotgun sequence encodes these proteins:
- the LOC131026900 gene encoding syntaxin-61 encodes MSAAEDPFYIVKEEIQDSVDKLQATFRRYEQLLPRSGERGRLANELLAGCESIEWQVDELDRAIAVAEKDPVRFSIDEVELEKRRRWTASTRNQMEKLRKTVKADMEKSLGQNYSANIRSNGTRRELLRLPNDHTGAKPNQAMNPDNDDFITSETDRQVLLIKEQDQELDELSASVERLGGVGLTIHEELMGQEKLLEELDQDMDKTSNRLDFVQRKVGLVMKKAGAKGQIMMIVFLVILFMVLVLLVFYT; translated from the exons ATGTCTGCAGCTGAGGATCCATTCTATATTGTCAAGGAGGAGATTCAAGATTCT gtggaCAAGTTGCAAGCTACATTCAGAAGATATGAACAACTTTTGCCAAGATCAGGTGAGCGGGGACGTCTTGCGAATGAGTTGCTAGCAGGATGTGAAAGCATTGAATGGCAG gtAGACGAGCTTGATAGGGCCATTGCCGTGGCAGAAAAAGATCCTGTGCGGTTTAGCATTGATGAAGTTGAGCTCGAGAAGCGCAGGAGATGGACAGCGTCAACTCGTAATCag ATGGAGAAACTCAGAAAAACTGTGAAAGCAGACATGGAGAAATCCCTGGGGCAGAATTACTCAGCTAATATCAGATCAAATGGCACCAGGCGAGAACTTTTAAGGTTACCAAATGATCACACAGGTGCTAAACCAAATCAAGCTATGAATCCAGATAATGATGATTTTATTACATCAGAAACGGACAGACAAGTACTATTGATTAA GGAACAAGATCAAGAGTTAGATGAGCTCAGTGCAAGCGTGGAGAGGCTTGGCGGTGTTGGTCTCACGATACATGAAGAACTCATGGGACAG GAAAAGCTTTTGGAGGAACTTGATCAAGATATGGATAAAACATCAAATAGGCTCGACTTTGTTCAA AGGAAGGTAGGTCTTGTGATGAAGAAAGCAGGAGCGAAGGGACAGATAATGATGATtgtatttttggttatattgtttatgGTGTTGGTTCTTCTTGTATTCTACACCTAG